One window of the Labeo rohita strain BAU-BD-2019 chromosome 9, IGBB_LRoh.1.0, whole genome shotgun sequence genome contains the following:
- the upp2 gene encoding uridine phosphorylase 2 isoform X1, producing MAPILLNSMGNEHSDYIQQVEYVKNPHLDSMEEDILYHFNLGTKTHDLAQMFGDVKFVCVGGSPNRMRSFAQFIHEQLELPGNAADIRDICEGTDRYSMYKVGPVLSVSHGMGVPSISIMLHELIKLLYHARCRDVIIFRIGTSGGVGLPAGTVVITDKAVDSFFRPQFEQVVLGKVIIRSTELDEDVAQELLQYSSELPDIPSVIGNTMCTHDFYEGQGRLDGALCSFSTEEKLEYLRKASEAGVRNIEMESTVFAAMCRVCNLKAAVVCVTLLNRFEGDQISTPHNVLLEYQQRPQCLVAHFIKKHLGLIS from the exons ATGGCACCTATATTACTGAACAGCATGGGAAATGAACATAGCGATTACATTCA ACAGGTGGAGTATGTGAAGAATCCTCATCTGGACAGCATGGAAGAGGACATCCTGTACCACTTTAACCTGGGCACCAAGACCCATGACCTAGCCCAGATGTTTGGCGACGTGAAG TTTGTTTGTGTTGGCGGAAGTCCGAATCGGATGAGATCTTTTGCCCAGTTTATCCATGAGCAGCTGGAGCTGCCCGGCAATGCTGCAGACATCAGAGATATCTGTGAGGGAACGGACCGGTATTCCATGTATAAAGTGGGCCCTGTGCTGTCCGTTAGC CATGGCATGGGTGTTCCCTCCATATCCATCATGTTGCACGAGCTCATTAAATTGCTCTATCATGCTCGTTGTCGCGATGTCATCATCTTTCGCATTGGCACATCAGGCGGAGTTG GTCTGCCTGCCGGTACCGTAGTGATCACAGATAAAGCTGTAGATTCGTTCTTCAGGCCACAGTTTGAGCAGGTGGTTTTGGGAAAGGTAATAATCAGGAGCACAGAGCTAGATGAGGATGTGGCCCAAGAGCTGCTGCAGTATTCCTCAGAGCTTCCAGATATTCCCTCTGTTATCGGAAATACAATGTGCACACATGACTTTTATGAAG GTCAAGGGCGACTGGACGGAGCCCTGTGCTCATTTTCCACTGAAGAAAAATTGGAATATCTGAGAAAAGCCAGTGAGGCAGGCGTAAGGAACATTGAGATGGAGTCCACTGTCTTTGCTGCCATGTGTCGTGTCTGCAATCTTAAAG CTGCTGTTGTGTGTGTGACTCTGCTGAACCGGTTTGAGGGGGATCAGATTTCTACACCTCACAATGTTCTCCTGGAATATCAGCAGAGACCGCAGTGCCTCGTTGCTCATTTCATCAAGAAACACCTTGGACTTATTTCATAA
- the upp2 gene encoding uridine phosphorylase 2 isoform X2 has protein sequence MCQRQVEYVKNPHLDSMEEDILYHFNLGTKTHDLAQMFGDVKFVCVGGSPNRMRSFAQFIHEQLELPGNAADIRDICEGTDRYSMYKVGPVLSVSHGMGVPSISIMLHELIKLLYHARCRDVIIFRIGTSGGVGLPAGTVVITDKAVDSFFRPQFEQVVLGKVIIRSTELDEDVAQELLQYSSELPDIPSVIGNTMCTHDFYEGQGRLDGALCSFSTEEKLEYLRKASEAGVRNIEMESTVFAAMCRVCNLKAAVVCVTLLNRFEGDQISTPHNVLLEYQQRPQCLVAHFIKKHLGLIS, from the exons ATGTGTCAAAGACAGGTGGAGTATGTGAAGAATCCTCATCTGGACAGCATGGAAGAGGACATCCTGTACCACTTTAACCTGGGCACCAAGACCCATGACCTAGCCCAGATGTTTGGCGACGTGAAG TTTGTTTGTGTTGGCGGAAGTCCGAATCGGATGAGATCTTTTGCCCAGTTTATCCATGAGCAGCTGGAGCTGCCCGGCAATGCTGCAGACATCAGAGATATCTGTGAGGGAACGGACCGGTATTCCATGTATAAAGTGGGCCCTGTGCTGTCCGTTAGC CATGGCATGGGTGTTCCCTCCATATCCATCATGTTGCACGAGCTCATTAAATTGCTCTATCATGCTCGTTGTCGCGATGTCATCATCTTTCGCATTGGCACATCAGGCGGAGTTG GTCTGCCTGCCGGTACCGTAGTGATCACAGATAAAGCTGTAGATTCGTTCTTCAGGCCACAGTTTGAGCAGGTGGTTTTGGGAAAGGTAATAATCAGGAGCACAGAGCTAGATGAGGATGTGGCCCAAGAGCTGCTGCAGTATTCCTCAGAGCTTCCAGATATTCCCTCTGTTATCGGAAATACAATGTGCACACATGACTTTTATGAAG GTCAAGGGCGACTGGACGGAGCCCTGTGCTCATTTTCCACTGAAGAAAAATTGGAATATCTGAGAAAAGCCAGTGAGGCAGGCGTAAGGAACATTGAGATGGAGTCCACTGTCTTTGCTGCCATGTGTCGTGTCTGCAATCTTAAAG CTGCTGTTGTGTGTGTGACTCTGCTGAACCGGTTTGAGGGGGATCAGATTTCTACACCTCACAATGTTCTCCTGGAATATCAGCAGAGACCGCAGTGCCTCGTTGCTCATTTCATCAAGAAACACCTTGGACTTATTTCATAA
- the upp2 gene encoding uridine phosphorylase 2 isoform X3, with protein sequence MEEDILYHFNLGTKTHDLAQMFGDVKFVCVGGSPNRMRSFAQFIHEQLELPGNAADIRDICEGTDRYSMYKVGPVLSVSHGMGVPSISIMLHELIKLLYHARCRDVIIFRIGTSGGVGLPAGTVVITDKAVDSFFRPQFEQVVLGKVIIRSTELDEDVAQELLQYSSELPDIPSVIGNTMCTHDFYEGQGRLDGALCSFSTEEKLEYLRKASEAGVRNIEMESTVFAAMCRVCNLKAAVVCVTLLNRFEGDQISTPHNVLLEYQQRPQCLVAHFIKKHLGLIS encoded by the exons ATGGAAGAGGACATCCTGTACCACTTTAACCTGGGCACCAAGACCCATGACCTAGCCCAGATGTTTGGCGACGTGAAG TTTGTTTGTGTTGGCGGAAGTCCGAATCGGATGAGATCTTTTGCCCAGTTTATCCATGAGCAGCTGGAGCTGCCCGGCAATGCTGCAGACATCAGAGATATCTGTGAGGGAACGGACCGGTATTCCATGTATAAAGTGGGCCCTGTGCTGTCCGTTAGC CATGGCATGGGTGTTCCCTCCATATCCATCATGTTGCACGAGCTCATTAAATTGCTCTATCATGCTCGTTGTCGCGATGTCATCATCTTTCGCATTGGCACATCAGGCGGAGTTG GTCTGCCTGCCGGTACCGTAGTGATCACAGATAAAGCTGTAGATTCGTTCTTCAGGCCACAGTTTGAGCAGGTGGTTTTGGGAAAGGTAATAATCAGGAGCACAGAGCTAGATGAGGATGTGGCCCAAGAGCTGCTGCAGTATTCCTCAGAGCTTCCAGATATTCCCTCTGTTATCGGAAATACAATGTGCACACATGACTTTTATGAAG GTCAAGGGCGACTGGACGGAGCCCTGTGCTCATTTTCCACTGAAGAAAAATTGGAATATCTGAGAAAAGCCAGTGAGGCAGGCGTAAGGAACATTGAGATGGAGTCCACTGTCTTTGCTGCCATGTGTCGTGTCTGCAATCTTAAAG CTGCTGTTGTGTGTGTGACTCTGCTGAACCGGTTTGAGGGGGATCAGATTTCTACACCTCACAATGTTCTCCTGGAATATCAGCAGAGACCGCAGTGCCTCGTTGCTCATTTCATCAAGAAACACCTTGGACTTATTTCATAA